A genomic stretch from Cydia amplana chromosome 1, ilCydAmpl1.1, whole genome shotgun sequence includes:
- the LOC134652746 gene encoding regucalcin-like, whose protein sequence is MLGAILFLFISICDNISGYKPMLARGPAKRPEEPDYKVSMVASEDHAGSPALFTHGESPVWDADTQSLYFVDVSEQNIHRLHYGTGQIFTKHINYGQVNVVALVQGSSRLLVAVRAGLYLLDWQTEGDAALRLLATVDDGMPDNVINEGKPDADGRFVAGTKGPQTGDDVVTDKATLYSFDQNSLRSPRALLRPVSISNGLAWSPNNTVMYYIDSPTQKIEAFDYDLLTGDIGNRRTIFDIKEHGYNDAIPDGMTIDTEGHLWVALMFGGAVLHINPDSGELVTAYTLPAARVTSLCWGGPRLDELFVTTSREAPLGGAVFTIRGTQRRGLTPNKFHFDGADRY, encoded by the exons ATGCTTGGTGCAATATTGTTTTTGTTCATTAGTATTTGTGACAATATATCCGGGTATAAACCTATGCTCGCCAGAGGCCCTGCGAAACGTCCCGAAGAACCTGATTATAAAGTATCTATG GTGGCGTCGGAAGACCACGCGGGCAGCCCCGCGCTATTCACACACGGCGAGAGCCCCGTGTGGGACGCCGATACCCAGAGCCTGTATTTCGTGGACGTGTCGGAGCAAAACATACACCGCCTCCACTATGGAACGGGGCAGATATTTACGAAACATATAA ATTACGGGCAAGTGAACGTGGTAGCGCTGGTGCAAGGTAGCAGTCGGCTGCTGGTAGCCGTGCGAGCAGGGTTGTATCTACTGGACTGGCAGACGGAAGGCGATGCCGCGTTACGTTTGCTGGCCACAGTGGAcgacggcatgcccgacaacgTGATCAACGAGGGCAAGCCGGACGCCGACGGACGGTTCGTGGCGG GTACAAAAGGCCCTCAAACAGGCGACGACGTGGTGACTGACAAAGCAACTCTGTACAGCTTCGACCAGAACTCGCTGCGAAGCCCGCGCGCGCTCCTCCGGCCCGTCAGCATCTCCAACGGCCTCGCCTGGTCGCCCAACAACACCGTCATGTACTACATCGACTCGCCCACTCAGAAGATAGAGGCGTTCGACTATGACTTGCTGACTGGTGACATTG GTAACCGAAGGACTATCTTCGACATCAAGGAACACGGGTACAACGACGCGATCCCCGACGGTATGACCATAGACACCGAAGGTCATCTTTGGGTGGCGCTCATGTTCGGTGGGGCG GTGCTCCACATAAACCCTGACAGCGGGGAGCTAGTGACAGCGTACACGCTCCCGGCGGCGCGCGTGACGTCGCTGTGCTGGGGCGGGCCGCGGCTGGACGAGCTGTTCGTGACGACGTCGCGCGAGGCCCCGCTGGGCGGGGCCGTGTTCACCATCCGCGGCACGCAGCGCCGCGGACTCACGCCTAACAAGTTCCACTTCGACGGCGCTGATAGATActga